From a region of the Paeniglutamicibacter cryotolerans genome:
- a CDS encoding glycosyltransferase family 2 protein — translation MTLVEPSPGVSYVMPVLNEEPYLRAAVQSVLAQEYQGSKEIVLAVGPSTDGTEELVAQLCAEDSRIKAVPNPQGRTPIGLNLAIRASSHEVVIRVDAHSELEPDYTSRGVQTLLRTGAHDVGGLMDARGRSPFQRAVAAAYHSPLGLGGAAYHSSAPEGPAESAYLGIFQRSVFDEVGYFDETLWRGQDWEMCLRIRQAGLTVWFDPELRTGYFPRESFRKLSAQSYASGVWRGELAKRYSEGKSMRHQLPPLMVAGTTLGLAALLIDALLGKSIPTVPRRLMKLAKLAPVAYVGLLAVAIAKTNEGPARERLLLLGVLPSIHFPWAFGFVKGRVRGANGTLDKGRVR, via the coding sequence ATGACGCTTGTCGAACCATCTCCCGGAGTTTCATACGTTATGCCGGTCCTGAACGAAGAACCCTATTTGAGGGCCGCAGTTCAGAGCGTATTGGCACAGGAATATCAGGGATCCAAGGAAATAGTGCTGGCCGTGGGTCCTTCTACCGACGGTACCGAGGAGCTCGTTGCGCAGCTTTGTGCGGAAGACTCTCGGATTAAGGCGGTTCCCAACCCCCAGGGTCGGACGCCGATCGGCCTGAATCTTGCTATCCGCGCCTCGTCCCACGAGGTGGTCATCCGGGTTGATGCCCACAGTGAATTGGAACCGGACTACACGTCACGCGGAGTGCAGACGCTCCTGCGCACCGGCGCACACGACGTCGGTGGCCTGATGGATGCCCGTGGTCGGAGCCCGTTCCAGCGGGCCGTGGCAGCCGCCTACCATTCCCCCCTAGGGCTTGGTGGAGCCGCCTACCATAGCAGTGCTCCCGAAGGCCCCGCCGAATCCGCATACCTTGGCATCTTCCAGCGGAGCGTATTCGACGAGGTCGGTTACTTCGATGAGACGCTGTGGCGCGGACAGGACTGGGAAATGTGCCTGCGTATTCGCCAGGCCGGACTCACCGTGTGGTTCGACCCCGAACTGCGCACCGGATACTTCCCACGGGAGAGCTTCAGGAAGCTCTCTGCGCAGTCGTACGCATCTGGAGTGTGGCGGGGTGAGCTGGCCAAGCGGTACTCCGAGGGAAAATCGATGAGGCACCAGCTTCCGCCACTGATGGTGGCCGGGACGACCCTGGGCCTTGCAGCACTTCTCATCGACGCACTGCTAGGGAAATCCATTCCGACGGTTCCGCGAAGGCTCATGAAACTGGCCAAGCTCGCACCCGTTGCCTATGTGGGGTTGTTGGCCGTGGCCATAGCTAAGACAAATGAAGGTCCGGCGCGTGAACGACTCCTGCTTCTTGGTGTGCTGCCGAGCATCCATTTCCCCTGGGCCTTTGGATTTGTCAAGGGCAGGGTCCGCGGAGCAAATGGAACGCTCGATAAGGGAAGGGTGCGTTAG
- a CDS encoding ABC transporter ATP-binding protein, with amino-acid sequence MAVQTDFDDIINPKLYPRHEPLQIGEAGNSNETAPTSESVEAVGSGTRKPVVVVDDLHVKYQIFAGGKAAGAAAGRQLLTKARGLREVHAIKGVSFVAYENESIGVIGSNGSGKSTLMRSIVGLTPPSSGSVYASSRPNLLGVGAALIPDLSGDKNIMLGGLALGYSRKEVLEMRKEIIAFSELEEFIDLPMRTYSSGMSARLKFAIAASKQHEILIVDEALAVGDARFRKRSEAKIRSIKDNAGTVFLVSHSMNSILDTCERVIWINKGVLQMDGDARSVVKEYKASRLNK; translated from the coding sequence ATGGCCGTGCAAACTGATTTCGACGACATCATCAACCCCAAGCTCTACCCCCGCCATGAGCCTCTTCAGATAGGCGAGGCAGGGAACTCGAATGAAACGGCACCGACCAGCGAATCGGTCGAAGCCGTTGGCTCCGGTACCCGCAAGCCCGTCGTGGTGGTCGATGACCTGCACGTCAAATACCAGATTTTTGCCGGTGGGAAGGCGGCCGGTGCCGCTGCCGGCCGGCAGCTCCTGACCAAGGCCCGCGGATTGCGTGAAGTGCATGCCATCAAGGGTGTTTCATTCGTTGCCTATGAGAATGAGTCAATCGGGGTCATCGGCTCCAACGGCTCGGGCAAGTCAACCCTCATGCGGAGCATCGTGGGGCTCACGCCTCCGAGCTCCGGATCCGTGTATGCCTCGTCCAGGCCGAACTTGTTGGGCGTTGGCGCGGCCCTGATCCCGGATCTGTCCGGAGATAAGAACATCATGCTCGGTGGCCTGGCCCTGGGGTATTCACGCAAGGAAGTGCTGGAAATGCGGAAGGAGATCATTGCGTTCTCCGAACTCGAGGAATTCATTGATCTGCCCATGCGCACCTATTCATCCGGCATGTCGGCACGGTTGAAATTTGCGATTGCCGCATCGAAGCAACACGAGATTCTTATCGTCGACGAGGCGCTTGCTGTAGGCGATGCCCGATTCCGCAAACGCAGCGAGGCCAAAATTCGTTCGATCAAGGATAACGCAGGAACCGTCTTCCTTGTCTCGCACTCCATGAACTCGATCCTCGATACCTGTGAGCGCGTTATCTGGATCAACAAGGGCGTTCTGCAGATGGACGGCGACGCGCGATCCGTGGTCAAGGAATACAAAGCTTCGAGGCTGAATAAATGA
- a CDS encoding ABC transporter permease, whose product MSAAEYAARNNLARVGARPPLMTYLRQAWERRDFAYELARSRVQAMNERNRLGMLWIVLKPTMNALMYGFIFGVLQGGRRPEDFPVFVVIGVFLFEFFSASMTDGARAITGNSALVQSLSFPRITLPISTVLKQFMMLVPMLGVMAVYCMILGTMPRWSWLLIIPLVAIFSVFNTGIALICARLTVHVRDLTQLLPLVNRMLFYTSGVLFSVDRVLNAFPGLVVIFDYHPIYQTLSIARGVMMDGAEYAYPPIYWLSLSIIAIVTLIAGVVFFWKAEERYGRAN is encoded by the coding sequence ATGAGTGCTGCGGAATATGCGGCGCGCAACAACCTAGCAAGGGTTGGTGCGCGTCCGCCGCTAATGACCTACCTGAGGCAGGCCTGGGAACGTCGCGATTTCGCTTATGAGCTCGCGCGCAGCCGTGTTCAGGCGATGAATGAACGAAACCGCCTCGGCATGTTGTGGATCGTGCTTAAGCCGACGATGAATGCGCTCATGTACGGGTTCATTTTCGGTGTGCTGCAGGGCGGCCGCAGGCCCGAGGACTTCCCGGTCTTCGTAGTCATCGGCGTTTTCCTCTTTGAGTTCTTCAGCGCCAGCATGACTGATGGGGCGAGGGCCATCACCGGAAACTCGGCATTGGTCCAGTCCCTGAGTTTTCCCAGGATCACCCTGCCGATCTCCACAGTGCTCAAGCAATTCATGATGCTGGTGCCCATGCTCGGTGTGATGGCGGTCTACTGCATGATCCTGGGGACCATGCCGCGCTGGTCCTGGTTGCTGATCATTCCGCTGGTAGCTATCTTCTCCGTTTTCAATACGGGGATTGCCTTGATTTGTGCACGGCTCACGGTCCACGTCCGTGACCTCACACAGCTTCTACCCCTGGTCAACCGCATGCTCTTCTACACGTCCGGTGTGTTGTTCAGTGTGGATCGCGTCCTGAACGCGTTTCCTGGACTCGTGGTCATCTTCGACTACCACCCGATCTACCAGACGCTGTCGATTGCCCGCGGAGTCATGATGGATGGAGCCGAGTATGCCTATCCGCCGATCTATTGGCTATCGCTGTCGATCATCGCGATCGTGACACTCATTGCCGGTGTCGTTTTCTTCTGGAAGGCTGAGGAGCGGTATGGCCGTGCAAACTGA
- a CDS encoding LCP family protein: protein MTKNLEFGDGYMPRRLTRPKRNRVRTIIIVALVMVLAAGLTSGGYVLNLANTFNKQTQQLTNAFPEEETRPVKDPSDGSINMLLMGIDSGTGKQAPTELLSHGGTGQRSDSLMFVHIPGDRSGVYVMSIVRDMWTEIPGHGMNKINAAMSFGGVPLVVQTVEGLFDTKIDHVALIDFQGFRDLSTALGGVTVKNEIPFTANDTDYFYPVGDLTLEGDRALRFVRERKSFVNGDYQRVQNQQKFIKAVIAKMLAADTLTNPTKIFEVIDKVSPYLTLDSGLDASAAAGIGLQLKGLRPKDVKMFTLPTLGSGKSADGQSIELKDSAAIDAIGKAMRTDSLTKYLADNPPK from the coding sequence TTGACTAAGAACCTCGAATTTGGCGACGGCTACATGCCGCGCCGCTTGACGCGCCCCAAACGCAACCGCGTCAGGACCATCATTATCGTGGCACTGGTCATGGTGCTGGCCGCCGGGCTGACCTCCGGGGGATATGTCCTGAATCTGGCCAACACCTTCAATAAGCAGACCCAGCAGTTGACGAACGCCTTCCCCGAAGAGGAGACCCGACCCGTCAAGGACCCCTCGGACGGGTCGATCAACATGTTGCTCATGGGTATCGACAGTGGCACTGGCAAGCAGGCTCCCACCGAACTGCTGTCCCACGGCGGTACCGGGCAGCGTTCGGACTCCCTGATGTTCGTCCATATCCCGGGGGATCGATCGGGAGTCTATGTCATGTCGATCGTTCGTGACATGTGGACCGAAATCCCCGGACACGGAATGAACAAGATCAACGCAGCCATGTCGTTCGGAGGCGTGCCGCTGGTTGTCCAGACCGTCGAGGGCCTCTTCGATACCAAGATCGACCACGTGGCCTTGATCGACTTCCAGGGATTCCGGGATCTGAGTACCGCCCTGGGCGGGGTCACGGTGAAGAACGAGATCCCATTTACGGCAAACGACACGGATTACTTCTATCCGGTCGGAGATCTCACTCTCGAGGGTGACAGGGCCCTGCGGTTCGTCCGTGAACGCAAGTCCTTCGTCAACGGCGACTACCAGCGGGTCCAAAACCAGCAGAAATTCATCAAGGCAGTCATTGCCAAGATGCTCGCTGCCGATACGTTGACGAATCCCACCAAGATCTTCGAGGTCATCGACAAGGTGTCGCCGTATCTCACGCTGGACAGCGGCCTTGATGCCTCTGCGGCTGCGGGAATCGGCTTGCAGCTCAAGGGATTGCGGCCCAAGGACGTGAAAATGTTCACGCTACCCACCCTGGGTAGCGGGAAATCCGCCGACGGCCAATCCATAGAACTGAAGGACTCGGCGGCCATAGATGCCATCGGAAAGGCCATGCGGACCGATTCGCTGACCAAGTACCTGGCAGATAACCCGCCGAAATAA
- the galU gene encoding UTP--glucose-1-phosphate uridylyltransferase GalU, with protein sequence MIQNKRVTKAVIPAAGLGTRFLPATKAMPKEMLPVVDQPAIQYVVQEAAKAGLDDILMITGRNKRALEDHFDRVPTLEATLEAKGDLEKLQRIQEATDIGDMHYIRQGDPKGLGHAVLCAKRHVGNEPFAVLLGDDLIDARDVLLETMIDVQAKTGGSVIAVMEVDPQQISAYGCADVTAIEGEDYVAVRALVEKPNVEEAPSNLAVIGRYVLSPAVFEVLERTAPGRGGEIQLTDALQELATMEGPGGGVHAVVFRGRRYDTGDKLSYIQAVITLAAEREDLGPDLVPWLKEFVSGL encoded by the coding sequence ATGATTCAGAACAAACGCGTCACAAAGGCCGTGATTCCCGCCGCCGGCCTCGGAACCCGCTTCCTTCCGGCCACCAAGGCCATGCCGAAGGAAATGCTCCCCGTGGTCGACCAGCCGGCCATCCAGTACGTCGTGCAGGAAGCCGCGAAGGCGGGTCTCGATGACATCCTGATGATTACCGGACGCAACAAGCGTGCGCTCGAGGACCACTTTGACCGCGTGCCTACCCTCGAAGCGACGCTTGAGGCAAAGGGTGATCTGGAAAAGCTGCAGCGGATTCAGGAAGCCACGGATATCGGCGACATGCATTACATCCGACAAGGCGATCCCAAGGGCCTGGGGCACGCTGTCCTGTGTGCCAAGCGGCACGTTGGAAACGAGCCCTTTGCCGTCTTACTCGGCGACGACCTGATCGATGCGCGCGATGTCCTGCTCGAGACGATGATCGACGTGCAGGCAAAGACCGGCGGATCGGTCATTGCCGTCATGGAAGTCGACCCGCAACAGATCAGCGCCTACGGTTGTGCCGATGTCACTGCCATCGAAGGCGAGGACTATGTTGCAGTCCGCGCGCTGGTGGAAAAGCCGAACGTCGAAGAAGCCCCGTCGAACCTGGCTGTCATCGGACGCTATGTCTTGTCCCCGGCAGTGTTCGAGGTGCTTGAACGCACGGCTCCGGGCCGGGGCGGGGAAATCCAGCTCACCGATGCGCTGCAGGAACTTGCCACGATGGAGGGCCCGGGCGGGGGAGTTCATGCCGTGGTTTTCCGCGGTCGCCGCTATGATACCGGGGATAAACTCAGCTACATCCAGGCTGTCATTACGCTCGCTGCCGAGCGCGAAGACCTCGGACCAGACCTTGTTCCCTGGCTGAAGGAATTTGTCTCAGGTCTTTAA
- the coaD gene encoding pantetheine-phosphate adenylyltransferase: MRRAVCPGSFDPIHNGHVEIIARASNLFDEVIVAVSTNYSKAYRFAEEERLAMVRETVSGLRGISVEPMGGGLLADFCRSHGADAIVKGLRSTIDYQYEAPMAAMNRHLTGVETVYLTADSRYSHLSSSLLKEVQALGGDVADYLPRSVMKRLEYKG; the protein is encoded by the coding sequence ATGCGTCGCGCCGTCTGCCCCGGATCCTTTGACCCCATTCACAATGGCCATGTGGAAATCATCGCCCGTGCCAGTAACCTCTTCGACGAGGTGATCGTTGCCGTGTCGACCAACTACTCGAAGGCGTACCGCTTCGCGGAGGAGGAGCGCCTGGCCATGGTCCGCGAGACGGTCAGCGGACTGCGCGGAATCAGTGTGGAGCCGATGGGTGGCGGCCTCTTGGCCGACTTCTGCCGATCCCACGGCGCCGATGCCATCGTGAAGGGACTGCGCTCAACCATCGACTACCAGTACGAGGCGCCGATGGCTGCCATGAACAGGCATTTGACGGGCGTGGAAACCGTGTACCTCACGGCGGACAGTCGTTATTCCCATTTGTCATCCAGCCTGCTCAAGGAAGTCCAGGCGCTGGGTGGAGACGTGGCGGACTACCTTCCGCGCAGCGTGATGAAAAGACTTGAATATAAAGGCTGA
- a CDS encoding aminotransferase class I/II-fold pyridoxal phosphate-dependent enzyme, with translation MSILSPWQRTAAGANLLSADNQLGVTIFEEITTLANRHGAINLGQGFPDTEGPAAIAEIAKQAISDGLNQYAPGSGSPDLRTAVAEHQARFHGQVLDPDTEVVITTGATEGIAAAVLAFVSSGDEVVTFEPFYDSYGATIALSGGVHRTVPLLAPDFQPDPEQLSSVVSDRTRMIILNNPHNPTGAVFGREVLEHIVALAIKHDALILSDEVYEHLTFGVEHIPVSTLEGAGDRTLTLSSAGKTFSFTGWKVGWATGPAHLVAALRTVKQFLSYSSGPAFQPAVAAALRLPTGFFTGFAADLGARGEILATGLDQAGMTVYRPRGTYFIVADVAPLGFTDAAVLARSMPELIGVAGIPLSVFCHPEGADRTRSLMRFAFCKREDVLIEASRRLSRLSDLVGA, from the coding sequence ATGTCTATCCTTTCTCCGTGGCAACGCACGGCCGCCGGCGCCAATCTCCTGTCAGCAGACAACCAATTGGGCGTCACGATCTTCGAGGAGATCACCACCCTGGCCAACCGCCATGGGGCCATCAACCTGGGCCAGGGCTTCCCCGATACCGAGGGCCCCGCTGCCATTGCCGAGATCGCCAAACAGGCCATCTCCGACGGACTGAACCAGTACGCCCCGGGGTCGGGCAGCCCCGACCTGCGCACGGCGGTCGCCGAGCACCAGGCCCGCTTCCACGGGCAGGTCCTCGACCCGGACACCGAGGTGGTGATCACCACCGGGGCCACCGAAGGCATAGCGGCAGCCGTGCTGGCCTTCGTCTCTTCCGGAGACGAGGTCGTGACCTTCGAGCCGTTCTACGACTCCTATGGTGCGACCATCGCCCTGTCCGGCGGCGTACACCGCACCGTCCCGCTGTTGGCGCCGGACTTCCAGCCCGACCCGGAGCAGTTGTCCTCCGTCGTGTCGGACAGGACCCGGATGATCATCCTGAACAACCCGCACAACCCGACCGGCGCCGTCTTCGGCCGCGAGGTGCTCGAGCATATCGTTGCGCTGGCCATCAAGCACGATGCGCTGATCCTCTCCGACGAGGTGTACGAGCACCTGACCTTCGGCGTCGAGCACATCCCGGTTTCCACGCTGGAGGGCGCCGGTGACCGGACGCTGACCCTGTCCTCGGCCGGCAAGACCTTCTCCTTCACCGGATGGAAGGTCGGCTGGGCTACCGGCCCGGCGCATCTGGTCGCCGCGCTGCGCACCGTCAAGCAATTCCTGAGCTACAGCTCCGGTCCGGCCTTCCAACCAGCGGTCGCAGCAGCACTGCGCCTGCCGACCGGTTTCTTCACCGGCTTTGCCGCCGATCTCGGCGCCCGCGGTGAAATCCTTGCCACGGGCCTGGACCAAGCCGGGATGACCGTCTACCGGCCACGGGGAACCTACTTCATCGTCGCCGACGTGGCACCACTGGGCTTCACTGACGCGGCGGTGCTGGCCCGCTCCATGCCGGAACTGATCGGCGTCGCCGGAATCCCGCTTTCGGTCTTCT